From Thalassotalea euphylliae, the proteins below share one genomic window:
- a CDS encoding segregation and condensation protein A, protein MEQQELPLAMIRGEAFVDKPSDLYIPDAALEIRLDEFEGPLDLLLYLIKKQKFDIADLPIAPITAQYFSYIEQMEQQQMDLSAEYLVMAATLAHIKSKLLLPTIEVEEDEDDPRAELVKRLQEYQQIKTAAYELSHLPREERDFFIKGYGELHEQPTKFDEVSLADLVSAFQRVLKSQANFEHHHVQREAIATHVKMAHILSVLASTAEPQTLVQLLIIEEGRQGAVVTFLALLELLKLQKISCDLVAEQLYVQLNTA, encoded by the coding sequence ATGGAACAGCAAGAATTACCCCTTGCGATGATCAGGGGGGAAGCATTCGTTGATAAACCCTCAGATCTTTATATTCCTGATGCGGCGCTAGAAATTCGTTTAGATGAATTTGAAGGGCCGCTCGATTTATTGCTGTACCTGATCAAAAAACAAAAGTTTGATATCGCTGACTTGCCGATAGCGCCAATCACCGCTCAGTATTTTAGTTATATTGAGCAGATGGAACAGCAACAAATGGACTTGTCAGCCGAATACTTAGTGATGGCGGCAACCCTCGCTCATATCAAATCCAAGTTGCTGCTGCCCACCATTGAAGTGGAAGAAGACGAAGACGATCCACGTGCAGAACTCGTCAAACGCTTGCAGGAATATCAGCAAATCAAAACTGCCGCTTATGAGCTTTCGCATTTACCGCGAGAAGAGCGTGATTTCTTTATTAAAGGTTATGGCGAGCTGCACGAACAGCCAACCAAGTTTGATGAAGTATCACTCGCCGACTTGGTTAGCGCCTTTCAGCGAGTGTTAAAAAGCCAAGCCAATTTTGAGCATCACCATGTGCAACGAGAAGCGATTGCAACTCACGTTAAAATGGCGCACATTTTATCGGTATTAGCTTCAACCGCAGAGCCGCAAACCTTGGTACAATTGCTGATCATTGAAGAAGGGCGACAAGGTGCAGTGGTAACGTTTCTGGCACTGCTGGAATTATTAAAATTACAAAAAATTAGCTGCGATTTAGTAGCCGAGCAGCTTTATGTGCAACTAAATACAGCTTAA